From a region of the Synechococcus sp. RS9916 genome:
- a CDS encoding NAD(P)/FAD-dependent oxidoreductase has product MSAKPQQESRQVQVLIVGLGPAGAACGMALAGSGLEVLALDRAHFPRDKICGDALPLGAQTLVQHLGLLTTSPELQCRSSLEERGSVRARGYDQGLTGQGWLAERGAILSSTACLQTVRRHDLDHWLVERCRERQLPMEFGWQVESLRWDQAIQRWQVRGRIRTREGKPLKRFAITTPVVVGCDGAASAIQRQSNPARPRSLQALASRCYLTPHESQTSSAQAQPRSRLHYLWPGESTYAWAFAVPGGFNCGVAAMVNRHGDLPIRGRDLMERTRQWIQTLNHDWDHSAVEASHHNTSTIQTMAIPVIHPTTAPQSSAGILLAGDAAALVDPHQGHGIDRALESGALAATVIRKGVAMGLAPAALSERYQQRLAVRVRGWQQQWQALELESMNDTALIKALSRPR; this is encoded by the coding sequence ATGAGTGCAAAACCACAACAAGAGAGTCGACAGGTGCAGGTGCTGATCGTTGGCCTGGGCCCAGCAGGTGCAGCCTGTGGGATGGCACTGGCAGGAAGCGGCCTGGAGGTGCTGGCCCTGGATCGTGCCCACTTTCCCCGCGACAAAATTTGTGGCGATGCCCTGCCCCTCGGCGCCCAGACCCTGGTCCAGCATCTGGGGCTACTTACAACGTCCCCAGAGCTGCAGTGCCGCAGCTCTCTGGAAGAGCGGGGCAGCGTCAGAGCCCGGGGTTATGACCAAGGGCTGACCGGTCAGGGATGGCTTGCGGAACGCGGGGCCATCCTGTCGAGCACAGCATGCCTCCAAACCGTTCGGCGCCATGACCTCGACCACTGGCTGGTGGAACGCTGCAGGGAACGCCAGCTGCCAATGGAGTTTGGCTGGCAAGTGGAAAGCCTGAGGTGGGACCAGGCGATCCAGCGGTGGCAGGTGCGCGGACGGATCCGAACCCGCGAAGGCAAGCCCCTCAAACGCTTTGCCATCACCACGCCAGTGGTGGTGGGTTGCGACGGAGCAGCCTCCGCCATTCAGCGACAGAGCAACCCAGCCCGACCACGCTCTCTTCAGGCCCTGGCCAGTCGTTGCTATCTGACGCCGCACGAGTCCCAGACCAGCAGCGCTCAAGCTCAACCGCGGTCACGCCTCCACTACCTCTGGCCCGGAGAGTCGACCTATGCCTGGGCCTTCGCCGTTCCAGGCGGGTTCAACTGCGGCGTCGCCGCCATGGTGAATCGCCATGGCGACTTACCGATCAGGGGCAGGGACTTAATGGAGCGCACTCGCCAATGGATCCAAACCCTTAATCACGACTGGGATCATTCCGCAGTCGAGGCGAGCCATCACAACACGTCAACCATCCAGACGATGGCCATCCCCGTGATCCACCCCACTACGGCACCCCAGTCATCAGCTGGAATCCTGCTCGCGGGAGATGCAGCAGCGTTGGTGGACCCCCATCAAGGCCATGGCATCGACCGAGCGCTCGAAAGCGGGGCGCTTGCCGCGACGGTGATCCGCAAAGGGGTGGCGATGGGACTCGCACCAGCCGCACTCTCCGAGCGCTATCAGCAACGACTGGCCGTGCGGGTACGCGGCTGGCAACAGCAGTGGCAAGCCCTTGAGCTCGAGTCAATGAACGACACCGCTCTGATCAAAGCGCTGAGCCGGCCCCGCTAA
- a CDS encoding aromatic acid exporter family protein, which translates to MPRPQHLWHALRTGIAAATAYGLAEWIGIPESYWAAISAIIVMQSSLGAAWSTSKQRLLGTLLGVVLGACLVSALGTPHVAFYGLVMVLLGGLCSLLRMEVIGYRFAGVTFTIVVLVADPQQVWWVGLYRFLEVSLGITTSLVVTAVSARLTRLSA; encoded by the coding sequence GTGCCAAGGCCTCAGCATCTTTGGCATGCCCTGCGCACCGGAATTGCCGCAGCTACGGCCTACGGGCTCGCCGAATGGATTGGCATTCCTGAGTCCTATTGGGCTGCCATTTCCGCAATCATCGTCATGCAGTCCTCGCTGGGTGCTGCTTGGTCAACATCCAAGCAACGCCTGCTCGGAACCCTGCTGGGCGTGGTGCTGGGCGCCTGTCTGGTCAGTGCTTTGGGCACCCCTCATGTGGCCTTTTATGGCCTGGTGATGGTGCTGCTTGGCGGGCTTTGCTCCCTCTTGCGCATGGAGGTGATCGGCTATCGCTTTGCCGGTGTCACCTTCACCATCGTGGTGCTTGTGGCTGACCCTCAGCAGGTGTGGTGGGTGGGCCTTTACCGCTTTCTTGAGGTGTCGTTAGGGATCACCACCAGCCTGGTGGTGACAGCGGTGAGTGCGCGGCTGACGCGGCTGAGCGCTTGA
- a CDS encoding Y-family DNA polymerase — protein MAKATALIDANNFYASCEQSLDPALQGKPVVVLSNNDGCIVARSAEARALGIAMGTPFFQARHDLERLNVVVRSSNYALYADMSQRLMSLLEQQAEDLEIYSIDEAFACLTRPVDGDLRGWARQLRARIKHNLGLPIAIGLGPSKSQAKLANQLAKGIPAHAGVFDLGHCGDPDPWLETIAIEDVWGIGRKLAHWCRGRGITNARQLRDMPTGVLKAKAGVVGWRLQRELRGHACLPLALAPSPKQETCVSRSFSRPVTSLEELQQAIATYVVRAAEKLRKQGQRAAALTIYTRTSPFSPGFYSRSASRQLDLPSNDTTVLLKAALPLVARIFQPHRPLAKAGVLMQHLQGIHHLQQHLLTPCDPADLQRREVLLATIDGLNRRYGSGTVAWAACGMTPSWMMRRDRLGQACTTRLSDVPVVRA, from the coding sequence ATGGCCAAGGCCACGGCGCTGATCGACGCCAACAACTTCTATGCCTCCTGTGAGCAGAGTCTCGATCCGGCGCTGCAAGGCAAACCCGTGGTGGTGCTTTCCAACAACGACGGCTGCATCGTGGCCCGCAGCGCTGAAGCCCGAGCACTGGGCATCGCCATGGGCACACCGTTTTTCCAAGCGCGGCATGATCTCGAACGCCTGAACGTGGTGGTGCGCAGTTCCAATTACGCCCTTTACGCCGATATGAGCCAGCGGCTGATGAGCCTGCTGGAGCAACAGGCGGAAGACCTGGAGATCTATTCCATCGATGAAGCCTTCGCATGCCTGACCCGGCCCGTGGACGGCGATCTCAGGGGATGGGCGCGGCAACTGCGAGCCCGCATCAAGCACAACCTGGGCCTGCCGATCGCCATCGGGCTGGGCCCAAGCAAAAGCCAGGCCAAATTGGCGAATCAACTGGCCAAAGGCATCCCAGCCCATGCCGGCGTGTTTGACCTGGGGCACTGTGGCGACCCCGACCCCTGGCTGGAAACGATCGCCATCGAAGACGTGTGGGGCATTGGTCGCAAACTCGCCCATTGGTGCCGCGGCCGCGGCATCACCAACGCCCGTCAGTTGCGCGACATGCCCACCGGTGTGTTGAAAGCCAAAGCCGGCGTGGTGGGTTGGCGCCTGCAACGGGAGCTCAGGGGCCATGCCTGCCTGCCCCTCGCCCTGGCCCCCTCCCCCAAACAGGAAACCTGCGTCAGCCGCAGCTTCAGCCGACCGGTCACCAGCCTCGAGGAACTGCAACAAGCGATCGCCACCTACGTGGTGCGGGCCGCCGAAAAGCTGCGCAAGCAGGGGCAACGCGCCGCAGCCCTGACGATTTATACCCGCACCAGTCCATTCAGCCCAGGCTTCTACAGCCGCTCTGCCAGCCGCCAACTCGACCTACCCAGCAACGACACCACGGTGCTGCTCAAGGCAGCACTGCCTCTGGTGGCACGCATTTTTCAGCCGCACCGCCCACTCGCCAAAGCTGGGGTGCTGATGCAACACCTGCAGGGCATCCACCACCTGCAACAACACCTGCTCACCCCATGCGACCCCGCCGATCTCCAGCGCCGGGAGGTTCTGCTGGCCACGATTGACGGCCTCAATCGCCGCTATGGCAGCGGCACCGTGGCCTGGGCCGCCTGCGGCATGACCCCAAGCTGGATGATGCGCCGTGATCGGCTGGGGCAGGCCTGCACAACCCGGCTGAGCGACGTGCCCGTGGTGCGGGCCTGA
- a CDS encoding LexA family transcriptional regulator, protein MDVQNTPLPLRAQRRPLAIPLAGERVAAGFPSPADDYVDVGIDLNEQLIRHPSSTFFLRVSGDSMIGAGIHDGDLLVVDRSLNPRPGRIVVAILDGAFTLKRLMRDQRGLHLEAANPAYPCLDLHHCTDVQIWGVAVHVIHPL, encoded by the coding sequence GTGGACGTTCAGAACACGCCGTTACCGCTGCGAGCGCAACGACGCCCGTTGGCCATTCCCCTGGCCGGGGAGCGCGTGGCGGCCGGTTTCCCGTCACCTGCCGACGACTACGTGGATGTCGGCATCGACCTCAATGAGCAACTGATCCGCCACCCCAGCAGCACCTTTTTTCTGCGCGTCAGCGGTGACTCCATGATCGGTGCCGGCATCCATGACGGCGACCTGCTGGTGGTCGACCGCAGCCTCAATCCCCGGCCCGGACGCATCGTGGTGGCGATCCTCGACGGGGCCTTCACGCTCAAGCGGTTGATGCGCGATCAACGCGGGCTGCACCTGGAAGCCGCCAATCCCGCTTACCCCTGTCTGGATCTGCATCACTGCACCGATGTGCAGATCTGGGGCGTGGCTGTGCACGTGATTCATCCACTCTGA
- a CDS encoding 23S rRNA (pseudouridine(1915)-N(3))-methyltransferase RlmH: MNPARCRILAVGKVRKSWVQEGIALYLKRLPGLTITELRDSTPEKEAEAIRQALRPDEVPVILMEQGKTIDSVTFASRLGGYGSQRLAFVIGGADGITAELKASAAWQLSLSPMTFPHELARLLLLEQLFRAQTIRAGSPYHRA, translated from the coding sequence TTGAACCCGGCCCGCTGTCGAATCCTGGCGGTTGGCAAGGTTCGCAAAAGCTGGGTGCAGGAAGGCATTGCGCTTTACCTCAAGCGTCTTCCTGGTCTGACCATCACCGAACTCCGCGACAGCACTCCTGAAAAGGAAGCCGAAGCCATCCGCCAAGCGCTTCGCCCTGACGAGGTGCCCGTGATCCTGATGGAACAGGGCAAAACCATCGACTCGGTCACTTTTGCCTCCCGGTTGGGGGGCTATGGATCCCAGCGGCTGGCTTTCGTGATCGGTGGTGCCGATGGCATCACCGCGGAACTGAAGGCATCCGCGGCCTGGCAGCTCTCTCTGTCTCCGATGACCTTCCCGCACGAACTGGCCAGGCTGCTGCTGCTGGAACAGCTGTTCAGGGCCCAGACGATCCGTGCCGGCAGCCCTTATCACCGGGCTTAA
- a CDS encoding pentapeptide repeat-containing protein, whose protein sequence is MPRRLLAPLIALLLAITLPLAPAHAAMDYAKQVLIGSDFTNREMQGVTFNLTNLREADFSGSDLQGASLYGAKLQDANLTDTNLRDATLDSAVLDGTNLTNAVLEDAFAFNTRFSNVIITGADFTNVPFRGDALKTLCAAAEGTNPVTGRDTRDTLGC, encoded by the coding sequence ATGCCCCGCCGCCTGTTGGCTCCTCTGATCGCCTTGCTGCTGGCGATCACCTTGCCGCTTGCTCCGGCCCATGCCGCTATGGATTACGCCAAACAGGTGTTAATCGGATCCGATTTCACCAACCGTGAGATGCAGGGGGTGACCTTCAATCTGACCAATCTGCGGGAAGCCGATTTCTCCGGCAGCGACCTCCAGGGCGCCAGCCTCTACGGCGCCAAACTTCAGGACGCCAACCTGACTGACACCAATTTGCGCGATGCCACGTTGGACTCAGCAGTGCTGGATGGCACCAACCTGACCAATGCTGTATTGGAGGACGCTTTTGCGTTCAACACCCGCTTCAGCAACGTGATCATCACCGGCGCTGACTTCACCAACGTTCCGTTTCGCGGTGATGCTCTGAAGACGCTCTGCGCCGCCGCCGAAGGCACCAATCCCGTGACGGGCCGCGACACCCGCGACACCCTGGGCTGCTGA
- a CDS encoding NAD(P)/FAD-dependent oxidoreductase gives MTSSSAGVQKVAIIGGGVAGLTLALALQRHGIRVSVHEKYDHYQSQSTGFLIWSYAIKILQDLDVPVQNFGAPLEVFRMHGRKGQPVVDMPIGDVSRRNGAESYEVNRRRLSQTLAAMVGNDLVLGQECVSVVNHPGHATAHFADGSCVDADVVIACDGANSALRQQMFPDVRLRMLGSGGWIAVIDAIPEGLEPGVQMDFWLPGCKAGVAQLGHGETRWYVAFNTIQPQADVAKKEQIQQQIKRVPELLQRCLELTDEEQMVFTQAGDLLALSPWYRDRVLLIGDAAHATSPYAGMGACSAIADAAVLADLIASGRPVAEIFQCFEAARKPAADAVIKESRHGLDRSTCGGLRSWMRDLMFANIPSPKLDQIVEDMVTGR, from the coding sequence ATGACCTCCTCCAGTGCAGGGGTGCAGAAGGTGGCGATCATTGGTGGTGGTGTTGCCGGCCTCACGCTCGCCCTTGCCCTCCAGCGGCATGGCATCCGCGTGTCGGTGCATGAGAAGTACGACCATTACCAGAGCCAGTCGACCGGTTTCCTGATCTGGAGTTACGCCATCAAGATCCTGCAGGACCTTGATGTGCCGGTGCAGAACTTCGGGGCACCGCTGGAGGTCTTTCGCATGCACGGCCGCAAGGGGCAGCCCGTGGTCGATATGCCCATTGGCGATGTATCCCGTCGCAATGGTGCCGAGAGCTATGAGGTCAACCGCCGGCGTTTGTCACAGACCCTGGCGGCCATGGTGGGCAACGATCTCGTGCTCGGTCAGGAGTGCGTCTCGGTGGTGAACCATCCCGGACACGCCACGGCCCATTTCGCTGATGGCAGTTGTGTGGATGCCGATGTGGTGATCGCCTGCGATGGCGCCAACAGTGCCCTGCGCCAGCAGATGTTTCCCGATGTGCGCCTGCGCATGCTCGGTTCTGGAGGCTGGATCGCTGTGATTGACGCGATTCCGGAGGGGCTTGAACCAGGCGTGCAGATGGATTTTTGGCTTCCTGGCTGCAAGGCGGGGGTGGCTCAGCTTGGCCATGGTGAAACCCGCTGGTATGTGGCGTTCAACACCATCCAGCCGCAGGCTGACGTGGCCAAAAAAGAGCAGATTCAGCAGCAGATCAAGCGTGTGCCGGAGCTGCTTCAGCGTTGTCTGGAGCTGACGGATGAAGAGCAGATGGTCTTTACCCAAGCAGGTGATCTATTGGCCTTGTCACCGTGGTACCGCGATCGTGTTCTGCTGATTGGCGACGCTGCTCATGCCACCAGTCCCTACGCCGGGATGGGGGCCTGTTCTGCCATTGCGGATGCAGCCGTTCTGGCCGATTTGATCGCCTCAGGCCGTCCTGTCGCTGAGATCTTTCAGTGCTTCGAGGCGGCGCGTAAGCCTGCCGCTGATGCTGTGATCAAAGAGTCGCGTCATGGCCTGGATCGCTCCACCTGTGGTGGTCTGCGCAGTTGGATGCGCGATTTGATGTTCGCCAACATCCCCAGTCCCAAGCTCGATCAGATCGTGGAAGACATGGTCACCGGGCGCTGA
- a CDS encoding YraN family protein, which translates to MSSPSLNDPGRWAEQKVLLLLSARGWTCLAERWRCRFGELDLVMAKQKGSEGRLLVVEVKARRRCGRDGWGVAACNAGKLQRLARAMACWRMANPWTATWSMELVVALVPLPPNRKPVRWIPVVDGVNRLG; encoded by the coding sequence ATGTCATCACCATCCCTCAACGATCCGGGTCGATGGGCGGAGCAGAAGGTGCTGTTGTTGCTCAGCGCACGCGGATGGACCTGTTTGGCGGAACGGTGGCGATGTCGTTTTGGTGAACTCGATTTGGTGATGGCCAAACAGAAAGGGAGTGAGGGCCGTCTGCTGGTGGTTGAAGTCAAGGCGCGCCGGCGCTGCGGTCGCGATGGTTGGGGAGTCGCAGCTTGCAATGCCGGCAAGCTTCAACGCCTGGCCAGGGCCATGGCCTGTTGGCGGATGGCCAATCCTTGGACTGCGACTTGGTCCATGGAGCTGGTGGTGGCCCTCGTGCCCTTGCCGCCTAACCGCAAGCCCGTTCGCTGGATACCCGTCGTCGATGGGGTCAACAGGCTTGGATGA